A region of Streptomyces sp. NBC_01788 DNA encodes the following proteins:
- a CDS encoding radical SAM protein — protein MGSRTELVEDLMERFPHVPREAVFKEDLLRGGVAFDPSALSDNESGEVKPKSYFIFSFDHGTLPELGEAALRRPPEEIILTGGPYDLRRTVVSVRVNPASPYRVAADDEGLLGLYLDGKRIADVGVPPMPEYYRHTLSNGKSVMEVAPTIQWGYLIYLTVFRVCQYFGAKEECQYCDINHNWRQHKAAGRPYTGVKDVEEVLEALEIIDRFDTQKASTAYTLTGGAVTSKVAGRDEADFYGHYAKAIEERFPGRWIGKVVAQALPKPDVQRFKDYGVQIYHPNFEVWDRRLFELYCPGKERYVGRDEWHRRILDSAEVFGARNVIPNFVAGVEMAEPFGFTTVDEAIASTTEGLRFFMSHGITPRFTTWCPEPTTPLGKANPQGAPLEYHIRLLEAYRATMDDFGLSSPPGYGPPGPGHAVFSVSSFMDSLPAAEETPQETEGAAK, from the coding sequence ATGGGCAGCCGTACCGAGCTGGTCGAGGATCTGATGGAGCGCTTCCCGCATGTGCCGCGGGAGGCCGTCTTCAAGGAGGATCTGCTCCGCGGCGGCGTGGCCTTCGACCCGTCCGCGCTCAGTGACAACGAGAGCGGTGAGGTCAAGCCGAAGTCGTACTTCATCTTCTCCTTCGACCACGGCACGCTGCCCGAGCTGGGGGAGGCCGCGCTGCGGCGGCCGCCGGAGGAGATCATCCTCACCGGCGGACCGTACGACCTGCGGCGGACCGTCGTCTCCGTACGGGTGAATCCCGCCTCGCCCTACCGCGTCGCCGCCGACGACGAGGGGCTGCTCGGGCTCTACCTGGACGGGAAGCGGATCGCCGACGTCGGTGTGCCGCCCATGCCCGAGTACTACCGGCACACGCTGTCCAACGGGAAGTCCGTGATGGAGGTCGCCCCGACCATCCAGTGGGGCTACCTGATCTACCTCACCGTCTTCCGGGTCTGCCAGTACTTCGGCGCCAAGGAGGAGTGCCAGTACTGCGACATCAACCACAACTGGCGCCAGCACAAGGCGGCCGGCCGGCCCTACACCGGCGTCAAGGACGTCGAGGAGGTCCTGGAGGCGCTGGAGATCATCGACCGGTTCGACACCCAGAAGGCGTCCACCGCCTACACCCTCACCGGTGGCGCCGTCACCTCCAAGGTGGCGGGCCGCGACGAGGCCGACTTCTACGGCCACTACGCCAAGGCCATCGAGGAGCGCTTCCCCGGCCGCTGGATCGGCAAGGTCGTCGCGCAGGCGCTGCCGAAGCCGGACGTGCAGCGGTTCAAGGACTACGGCGTGCAGATCTACCACCCCAACTTCGAGGTGTGGGACCGCCGTCTGTTCGAGCTGTACTGCCCGGGCAAGGAGCGCTACGTCGGCCGCGACGAGTGGCACCGCCGCATCCTGGACTCCGCCGAGGTGTTCGGCGCGCGCAACGTGATCCCCAACTTCGTGGCGGGCGTGGAGATGGCCGAGCCGTTCGGCTTCACGACCGTCGACGAGGCCATCGCGTCCACCACCGAGGGCCTGCGCTTCTTCATGTCGCACGGCATCACGCCCCGCTTCACCACGTGGTGCCCGGAGCCCACCACCCCGCTCGGCAAGGCCAACCCGCAGGGCGCGCCGCTGGAGTACCACATCCGGCTCCTGGAGGCCTACCGCGCCACGATGGACGACTTCGGTCTCTCCTCGCCCCCCGGCTACGGGCCGCCCGGCCCCGGCCACGCGGTGTTCTCGGTCAGCTCCTTCATGGACAGCCTGCCGGCGGCGGAGGAGACGCCCCAGGAGACCGAGGGGGCGGCGAAGTAG
- a CDS encoding cellulose-binding domain-containing protein, with translation MPDLPSSKDATEAALLAECWDAVLSYADLCTVGSGEAGQLAAEAFAAGLREVRAAEADASRGRRTPRLPAIPLTLAAVRTTAASWEADGLGDRLVPDLRLWLNSDQAARWTGPPPRRPLALRTLRDLQEPDARLLWLAEVEALPSTVVARRLGLDPARVSEELDQVRTLFRDRCRRNHLDTPMDAECRGYAGLLDAVTRPAAAAGTPEDLSRHLATCEGCAQAAACLRPHGGQLPAALAGGVIGWGGLAYLERRRRAAEVRLGARRPAAADNGGEPQQGAARARIVRGGLLAAAVALSGLALAVSMMPFGGSANDDAHDDNARRPVTDGRPALDPDAGPPAVEPLPSASASVAASASAAHESSASGAATRSGRENPDPEPQGTASATADGGDSPDPGTDASGTGGTGSGGTGSGGTGTGGPESGGTGVCRVDYDQTYQWTDGFQAKVTVTTARSLDAWRVAWSFADGQRVGQMWDATVAQSGSRVTATAAEYNKSVPANGTLSFGFLGTWDGRNSAPYDFTLNGHSCATG, from the coding sequence ATGCCCGACCTGCCGAGCTCCAAGGACGCGACCGAGGCCGCGCTGCTTGCCGAGTGCTGGGACGCCGTGCTCTCCTACGCCGACCTGTGCACGGTCGGCTCCGGTGAGGCCGGGCAACTCGCCGCGGAGGCCTTCGCGGCGGGCCTGCGCGAGGTCCGGGCCGCCGAGGCCGACGCGTCCCGGGGCCGCCGTACGCCCCGGCTGCCCGCGATCCCGCTGACGCTGGCCGCCGTGCGCACCACCGCCGCGTCCTGGGAGGCCGACGGACTCGGCGACCGGCTCGTTCCGGACCTGCGCCTGTGGCTCAACTCCGACCAGGCCGCCCGCTGGACCGGCCCGCCGCCGCGTCGCCCGCTCGCCCTGCGCACCCTGCGGGACCTCCAGGAGCCGGACGCCAGGCTCCTGTGGCTGGCCGAGGTGGAGGCGCTGCCGTCGACCGTGGTGGCCCGCCGGCTGGGCCTGGACCCCGCGCGGGTGTCCGAGGAACTCGACCAGGTGCGGACCCTGTTCCGGGACCGCTGCCGCCGCAACCACCTCGACACCCCGATGGACGCGGAGTGCCGCGGCTACGCCGGCCTGCTGGACGCGGTCACCCGCCCCGCGGCCGCCGCCGGGACCCCCGAGGACCTCTCCCGGCACCTCGCCACCTGCGAGGGGTGCGCGCAGGCCGCCGCCTGTCTGCGGCCGCACGGCGGCCAACTGCCCGCCGCGCTGGCCGGCGGAGTCATCGGCTGGGGCGGCCTCGCCTACCTGGAGCGCCGCCGCCGGGCCGCCGAGGTGCGCCTCGGCGCCCGCCGCCCCGCGGCGGCGGACAACGGCGGGGAGCCGCAGCAGGGCGCCGCGCGGGCGCGGATCGTGCGCGGCGGCCTGCTCGCCGCCGCGGTCGCCCTGTCCGGGCTGGCGCTGGCCGTGTCGATGATGCCGTTCGGCGGCTCCGCGAACGACGACGCGCACGACGACAACGCCCGCAGGCCGGTCACCGACGGGCGCCCGGCCCTCGACCCGGACGCCGGCCCGCCCGCCGTCGAGCCCCTGCCGTCCGCCTCCGCCTCCGTCGCGGCCTCGGCGTCCGCGGCCCACGAGTCGTCCGCGAGCGGCGCGGCGACCCGGTCAGGACGTGAGAACCCCGACCCGGAACCGCAGGGCACCGCCTCGGCCACCGCCGACGGGGGCGACTCGCCCGACCCGGGGACCGACGCCTCCGGGACGGGCGGTACGGGCTCCGGCGGTACCGGGTCCGGCGGCACGGGAACCGGCGGGCCGGAGAGCGGCGGGACAGGGGTCTGCCGGGTCGACTACGACCAGACGTACCAGTGGACCGACGGCTTCCAGGCCAAGGTCACCGTCACCACCGCACGCTCCCTGGACGCCTGGCGCGTCGCCTGGTCCTTCGCCGACGGGCAGCGGGTCGGCCAGATGTGGGACGCGACCGTCGCCCAGAGCGGCTCCCGCGTCACGGCCACCGCCGCCGAGTACAACAAGTCCGTCCCCGCGAACGGCACCCTGTCCTTCGGCTTCCTCGGCACCTGGGACGGGCGCAACTCCGCGCCGTACGACTTCACGCTCAACGGGCACAGCTGCGCGACGGGCTGA
- a CDS encoding phosphoketolase family protein has product MSVETQQAAAGLTDEELATLDAHWRAANYLSVGQIYLMGNPLLAEPLRPEHIKPRLLGHWGTSPGLNLVHTHLNRVIKARDLNALCVWGPGHGGPAVLANSWLEGSYTETYPDITRDASGMARLFKQFSFPGGVPSHVAPETPGSIHEGGELGYSLSHAYGAALDNPDLVVACVIGDGEAETGPLAASWHSNKFLDPVHDGAVLPVLHLNGYKIANPTVLARLPEAELDELLRGYGHDPVHVTGDDPAAVHRAMAAAMDTALDRIAALQRAARTDGATERPRWPMIVLRTPKGWTGPAEVDGVPVEGTWRAHQVPLAGVRDNPEHLRQLERWLRSYRPEELFDEHGAPRPDVLDCVPHGTRRLGATPHANGGLLLRELPLPPLEKYAVEVDKPGATLHEPTRVLGDLLEDVMAATTDRRDFRLVGPDETASNRLQAVYGASGKAWQALTLPVDEHLDPHGRVMEILSEHTCQGWLEGYLLTGRHGLFSCYEAFVHIVDSMVNQHIKWLRTTRRLPWRAPIASFNYLLTSHVWRQDHNGFSHQDPGFVDHILNKSPEAVRVYFPPDANTLLSVADHTLRSRDYVNVIVAGKQPCFDWLSMEQATVHCARGAGIWDWAGTEDGTREPDVVLACAGDVPTQEVLAAAQLLRRHLPDLAVRVVNVVDIARLLPSEEHPHGMTDFEYDGLFTPDKPVIFAYHGYPWLIHRLAYRRAGHSHLHVRGYKEIGTTTTPFDMVVSNDLDRYRLVMDVIDRVPGLAVRAAAVRQRMEDTRLRHHAWIREHGVDLPEVADWSWDG; this is encoded by the coding sequence ATGTCCGTCGAGACGCAGCAGGCAGCCGCCGGACTCACGGACGAGGAGCTCGCGACGCTGGACGCCCACTGGCGTGCCGCGAACTACCTCTCCGTCGGCCAGATCTACCTCATGGGCAACCCGCTGCTGGCCGAACCGCTGCGCCCGGAACACATCAAGCCGCGCCTGCTCGGCCATTGGGGCACCTCGCCCGGCCTCAACCTGGTCCACACCCACCTCAACCGCGTCATCAAGGCCCGCGACCTGAACGCCCTGTGCGTCTGGGGCCCCGGCCACGGCGGGCCCGCCGTGCTGGCCAACTCCTGGCTGGAGGGCTCGTACACCGAGACCTACCCGGACATCACCCGGGACGCCTCCGGCATGGCGCGGCTGTTCAAGCAGTTCTCCTTCCCCGGCGGGGTGCCCAGCCACGTCGCCCCCGAGACGCCGGGCTCCATCCACGAGGGCGGTGAACTCGGCTACTCCCTCTCCCACGCCTACGGCGCCGCGCTCGACAACCCGGACCTGGTCGTCGCCTGCGTCATCGGCGACGGCGAGGCGGAGACCGGCCCGCTGGCCGCGTCCTGGCACTCCAACAAGTTCCTCGACCCGGTGCACGACGGAGCGGTCCTGCCGGTCCTGCACCTCAACGGCTACAAGATCGCCAACCCGACCGTCCTGGCCCGCCTCCCCGAGGCGGAACTCGACGAACTGCTCCGCGGCTACGGCCACGACCCGGTCCACGTCACCGGTGACGATCCCGCCGCCGTGCACCGCGCCATGGCCGCGGCCATGGACACCGCCCTCGACCGCATCGCCGCCCTCCAGCGCGCCGCCCGTACCGACGGCGCCACCGAGCGGCCCCGCTGGCCCATGATCGTGCTGCGCACCCCCAAGGGCTGGACCGGCCCCGCCGAGGTCGACGGGGTGCCCGTGGAGGGCACCTGGCGCGCCCACCAGGTTCCGCTGGCCGGTGTCCGGGACAACCCCGAGCACCTGCGGCAGCTGGAGCGGTGGCTGCGCTCGTACCGCCCCGAGGAGCTGTTCGACGAGCACGGCGCCCCGCGCCCCGACGTGCTGGACTGCGTCCCGCACGGCACCCGCCGCCTCGGCGCCACCCCGCACGCCAACGGCGGCCTCCTGCTGCGCGAACTGCCGCTGCCCCCGCTGGAGAAGTACGCCGTCGAGGTCGACAAGCCCGGCGCCACCCTGCACGAGCCCACCCGCGTCCTCGGCGACCTGCTCGAGGACGTCATGGCCGCCACCACCGACCGGCGCGACTTCCGGCTCGTCGGCCCCGACGAGACCGCCTCCAACCGCCTCCAGGCCGTCTACGGCGCCAGCGGCAAGGCCTGGCAGGCCCTGACCCTGCCCGTGGACGAGCACCTCGACCCGCACGGCCGGGTGATGGAGATCCTGTCCGAGCACACCTGCCAGGGCTGGCTGGAGGGCTACCTCCTCACCGGCCGGCACGGACTGTTCTCCTGCTACGAGGCCTTCGTGCACATCGTCGACTCGATGGTCAACCAGCACATCAAATGGCTGCGCACCACCCGCCGGCTGCCCTGGCGGGCCCCCATCGCCTCGTTCAACTACCTGCTGACCTCGCACGTGTGGCGCCAGGACCACAACGGCTTCTCCCACCAGGACCCCGGCTTCGTCGACCACATCCTGAACAAGAGCCCCGAAGCGGTCCGGGTCTACTTCCCGCCGGACGCCAACACCCTGCTCTCCGTGGCCGACCACACGCTGCGCAGCCGCGACTACGTCAACGTGATCGTCGCCGGCAAGCAGCCCTGCTTCGACTGGCTCTCCATGGAGCAGGCCACGGTGCACTGCGCGCGCGGCGCCGGCATCTGGGACTGGGCCGGCACCGAGGACGGCACCCGCGAACCGGACGTCGTGCTGGCCTGCGCGGGCGACGTGCCGACCCAGGAGGTGCTGGCCGCCGCCCAGCTGCTGCGCCGGCACCTGCCCGACCTGGCCGTGCGCGTGGTCAACGTCGTCGACATCGCCCGGCTGCTGCCCAGCGAGGAGCACCCGCACGGGATGACCGACTTCGAGTACGACGGCCTGTTCACCCCGGACAAGCCGGTGATCTTCGCCTACCACGGCTACCCGTGGCTGATCCACCGCCTGGCCTACCGGCGGGCAGGCCACTCCCACCTGCACGTACGCGGCTACAAGGAGATCGGCACCACGACCACGCCGTTCGACATGGTGGTCAGCAACGACCTGGACCGCTACCGCCTGGTCATGGACGTCATCGACCGCGTCCCCGGCCTCGCGGTGCGCGCCGCCGCCGTCCGCCAGCGCATGGAGGACACCCGGCTGCGCCACCACGCCTGGATCCGGGAGCACGGCGTGGACCTGCCCGAGGTGGCGGACTGGTCCTGGGACGGCTGA
- a CDS encoding response regulator transcription factor, whose translation MADREQAGPDTPIRVFLLDDHEVVRRGVHDLLNDEPDITVVGEAATADQALVRVPALRPDVAVLDVRLPDGDGVTVCRELRSRLPELACLMLTSFDDEEALLDSIMAGASGYVLKQIRGSDLVSAVRTVASGQSLLDPSATTKLMARLRGGQQPQEEPDTLPGLTDREREILALIGEGLTNRQIGQRLYLAEKTVKNHISRLLAKLGVERRIQAAVIATQAKDRLRGTS comes from the coding sequence ATGGCGGACCGTGAGCAGGCCGGACCGGACACCCCGATCCGGGTCTTCCTCCTCGACGACCACGAGGTGGTACGGCGCGGGGTGCACGACCTGCTGAACGACGAACCGGACATCACGGTGGTGGGCGAGGCCGCCACCGCCGACCAGGCCCTGGTGCGCGTACCCGCCCTGCGCCCGGACGTGGCGGTGCTCGACGTGCGCCTGCCGGACGGCGACGGCGTGACCGTCTGCCGCGAGCTGCGCTCCCGCCTGCCGGAACTGGCCTGTCTGATGCTGACCTCGTTCGACGACGAGGAGGCACTGCTGGACTCGATCATGGCGGGCGCCTCCGGCTATGTGCTGAAGCAGATCCGGGGCTCGGACCTGGTCTCGGCGGTGCGCACCGTGGCGAGCGGCCAGTCGCTGCTCGATCCCAGCGCCACCACGAAGCTGATGGCCCGGCTGCGCGGTGGACAGCAGCCGCAGGAGGAGCCGGACACGCTGCCCGGACTGACCGACCGGGAACGGGAGATCCTGGCCCTGATCGGCGAGGGCCTGACCAACCGCCAGATCGGCCAGCGCCTCTACCTGGCCGAGAAGACGGTGAAGAACCACATCTCCCGCCTGCTCGCCAAGCTCGGCGTGGAGCGGCGCATCCAGGCCGCCGTCATCGCCACCCAGGCCAAGGACCGGCTGCGCGGAACCTCCTGA